One Ktedonobacterales bacterium genomic region harbors:
- a CDS encoding IS481 family transposase, which produces LQSDFDRWLIQYNTERPHQGYRNLGKRPIDTVNAYLQTVRKEA; this is translated from the coding sequence GCTCCAGAGCGACTTTGATCGCTGGCTCATCCAGTACAACACCGAACGCCCGCATCAAGGCTATCGCAACTTGGGCAAACGCCCGATTGATACGGTCAACGCTTACTTGCAAACTGTTAGGAAAGAAGCTTAG